A genomic window from Vitis riparia cultivar Riparia Gloire de Montpellier isolate 1030 chromosome 18, EGFV_Vit.rip_1.0, whole genome shotgun sequence includes:
- the LOC117907288 gene encoding uncharacterized protein LOC117907288: MEVEVSGSKSSSVDVPKVEKDRVLVKKKTLQAVLEQCQRALELLENTGDVLDGDDEDDAVDGAEVEAEGDGPASPCRDREADELCDLLKSRLECPDFLEKLESAQVSVPQNISAEEGSSWDMINDNDLWEGGISDLDQENYVLVRQEDIVEGIACFMAAYLLSLKQTKELTPNQLQEALSKTFSVKKKKGKLRKAWDGSKVIYNVASWGATAIGIYQNPALLRVASAAFWTSCRVISKLF; the protein is encoded by the exons ATGGAGGTCGAGGTTTCAGGTTCCAAATCCTCGTCTGTCGATGTTCCCAAGGTGGAAAAGGATCGGGTTCTCGTGAAGAAGAAGACCTTGCAGGCTGTGCTCGAGCAATGTCAAAGAGCTCTCGAATTGCTCGAAAACACTGGTGACGTCCTCGACGGCGATGACGAAGATGATGCCGTTGATGGTGCCGAGGTGGAGGCCGAGGGTGACGGTCCCGCTTCTCCCTGCCGCGACCGGGAGGCCGATgag TTGTGTGATCTTCTCAAATCTAGATTGGAATGCCCCGATTTCCTCGAAAAGCTCGAGAGTGCCCAGGTTTCAGTTCCACAAAATATTTCTG CCGAAGAAGGCAGCTCTTGGGACATGATCAATGATAATGATCTATGGGAAGGTGGAATTAGTGACCTGGACCAAGAAAATTATGTTCTTGTTAGGCAAGAGGATATAGTGGAGGGCATTGCGTGCTTCATGGCTGCATATCTGTTGTCCCTAAAACAGACTAAG GAATTAACTCCTAATCAACTTCAGGAAG CCCTGAGCAAAACATTCtctgtaaaaaagaaaaagggaaagctTCGGAAGGCATGGGATGGGAGCAAAGTCATTTATAATGTAGCATCCTGGGGGGCAACGGCCATCGG GATATACCAAAACCCAGCACTACTTAGGGTTGCCTCTGCAGCCTTCTGGACCTCTTGTCGAGTGATATCAAAGCTTTTCTAG